One segment of Arvicanthis niloticus isolate mArvNil1 chromosome 5, mArvNil1.pat.X, whole genome shotgun sequence DNA contains the following:
- the Trnp1 gene encoding TMF-regulated nuclear protein 1: MPGCRISACGPGAQEGTAEPGSPPPPPREALPSLQPPPPSPTSTSTPTQSPPLPEAAETPVEGQELQRWRQGASGGTGGAGPAGIGGAGAAAGAGGRALELAEARRRLLEVEGRRRLVSELESRVLQLHRVFLAAELRLAHRAESLSRLSGGVAQAELYLAAHGSRLKKGARRGRRGRPPALLASALGLGSCVPWGAGRLRRGQGPEPDSPFRRSPPRGPASPQR, from the coding sequence ATGCCGGGCTGCCGCATCAGCGCCTGCGGCCCAGGGGCCCAGGAAGGGACGGCAGAACCGGGGTCGCCCCCGCCGCCACCCCGGGAGGCCCTGCCGTCcctccaaccccctcccccatcgCCGACCTCGACTTCGACCCCCACTCAGTCACCGCCGTTACCCGAGGCGGCCGAGACACCCGTGGAAGGGCAGGAGCTGCAGCGCTGGCGCCAGGGTGCTAGTGGGGGGACTGGGGGCGCGGGCCCGGCGGGGATCGGGGGCGCGGGCGCGGCGGCAGGGGCAGGGGGCCGCGCGCTGGAGCTGGCCGAAGCCCGGCGGCGACTGCTAGAAGTGGAGGGCCGCCGGCGCCTGGTGTCGGAGCTGGAGAGCCGGGTGCTGCAGCTGCACCGAGTCTTCTTGGCTGCCGAGCTGCGCCTGGCGCATCGCGCCGAGAGCCTGAGCCGCCTGAGCGGCGGCGTGGCCCAGGCCGAGCTCTACCTGGCTGCGCACGGGTCGCGTCTCAAGAAGGGTGCGCGCCGCGGTCGCCGGGGTCGTCCCCCCGCGCTGCTGGCGTCCGCGCTCGGCCTGGGGAGCTGCGTGCCCTGGGGCGCAGGGCGGCTGCGGCGCGGCCAGGGTCCTGAGCCGGACTCGCCCTTCCGCCGCAGCCCGCCCCGCGGCCCCGCCTCCCCCCAGCGCTGA